The Rhodospirillaceae bacterium region GGCGTCAAACTTGAAGAACAGGTGTTGATTACCAAAGACGGGGCCAAAGCCATGTCATCCTACCGCTTCGAGGAAGACTGGCTTTAGCAAATTAATTAGCCCCGCATTCGTTCGGCGTCAGGATCAAAAAGCGGTTCGCTTAACAGTTTTGCGGGGCGTTTGACGCCCAGGATTTCGATCTCGAAGCCGTCACTCCCGTCTGCCAGACCAACAGGGATATAGCCAAGCGCCACCGATTGATCCACATGGTGGCTAAAGCCGCCAGATGTGATCCAGCCGACCACATCCTCCCCGTGCCAGATCGGTTCGTCGCCCAATACGTCGGCGTCATCGGCGTCAATGGTAAAGGTGACAAGCCGCCGTTCAGGCCCATCGGCCTTTTCACGGGCCGCAGCCTCGCGGCCTATAAAGTCGTTTTTACCCAGATCGATAAAGCGTCCCAGCCCGGCCTCGAAGGGTCCATAGACGGGCCTGTATTCCGTCGCCCAACCGCCGAACCCTTTTTCAAGACGCAGGGAATTCAGGGCACGACTGCCAAATAATTTCAGTCCGAATTCTTCACCCGCCTGCATCAGCAAATCGAATATCTGGGCCTGGTATTCAGGCTTCATCCAGATTTCATATCCCAGATCGCCGGTAAAGGTCAGGCGTCCGACAAGCGCCGGATACATACCTAAATCCATCTCACCTATAGACATGAAGGGAAAAGCGGCCGTCGAGACATCCGTAGCGGTAACCTTGGCCAGTAATTCCCGGGATTTCGGCCCGGCGATCGACAAGCCAACAAGACCAAGCGACAACGCCTCTATGTGCACGTCGCTTCCCTGGCTGTGCACTTTGAACCAGCGCATGTGGTATTCTTCGGCGATGCCGGAACCAAAAACCATAAAGGTTTCACCGTCAAGATTAGCAACCGTAAAATCACCGATCAGCTTGCCCGCCTCGTTCAGCATGGGCGAAAGCAGGACGCGGCCCGGTTTGGGCAGCCGGTTGGCGAGAACCTTTGAAATCCAGGCTTCGGCATCGGGGCCGGTGACACGGTATTTGGCGAAAGACGACGTTTCCATCATGCCAACCGCCGATCGCACCGCCGCACATTCTGCCTTAACCGAAGCCCAGGCGTTGGAGCGTTTGAAAGTCGGGGTTTCGTAAGGGGTTTCGCCCTCTGGCGCGAACCACTGGGCACTTTCCAGGCCGTATGCGGAACCGAAAACCGCATTATTCTCTTTCAGGCGATCATAGACTGGCGTCACGCGCAGGGGCCGACCGGCGGGGCGTTCCTCGTTAGGATAAACGACCGAAAAACGGTTTGAATAATTTTCACGCACCTTGGCGTTGGTATAGGCCATGGTCGTCCAGTCACCGTAACGCGAAACATCCATCCCCCATACATCGAAACCCGGATCGCCGTTAACCATCCATTCCGATAACGCCAGCCCGACGCCGCCGCCCTGGCTGAACCCGGCCATCACCGCACAAGCGCACCAGTAATTCTTCAGCCCCCGGACAGGGCCAATGATGGGATTGCCATCGGGTGCAAAAGTGAAGGGGCCGTTGATAATCTGCTTGATGCCCGCATTTTCAAAGGCCGGGAAGTGAGAAAAACCAACTTCCAGTGATGGCGCGATGCGATCAAGGTCGGGTTGCAGCAGTTCGTGGCCGAAATCCCAAGGAGTCTCGCGTTCAGCCCAGGGCACACAGGCTTTCTCGTACGTGCCCATAAGCATACCTTTGCCTTCCTGGCGCAGATAAAGTTCACCTTCAAAATCGATAGCGTGCTTGATCTCCTCGCCCTTGGCCTCGTTATGGGCGGTCACCTCTGCCATTTCCTCGGTCAGCAGGTACATGTGTTCCATCGCCAGAATGGGCAACTCCAGCCCGACCATGCGCCCGACTTCGCGCGCCCACAGGCCACCCGCGTTGACCACATGGTCGGCGTGAATGGTGCCTTTGTCGGTGACCACATCCCAGGTGCCATCCGGACGATGCTGCAAGTCTTCAACCTTGGTATGACGATAGACTTCCGCACCGCCCACACGTGCCGCCTTGGCAAAGGCGTGTGTCGTGCCCGAGGGATCAAGATGGCCTTCCGTCGGGCTCCACATGGCGCCAACAAAATGCTTCTTGTCCATCAGCGGAAAAATGTCGGCCGCCTCGTCGACGGAAATAATGTCCATCTCCTCGCCAAGATATCGGGCGCGGGCGCGCGCCATCTTCAACCAGTCGAGACGTTCCTGGGTTCCCGCCAGCATCACACCACCGGTCAGATGAAGGCTGCAGGATTGCCCGGAAATTTCCTCAATTTCCTTATAAAGCTCAATGGTATAGCGCTGGAGTTTGGCAACGTTAGGGTCGCCGTTAAGGGTATGAAAACCGCCTGCCGCATGCCAGGTCGAGCCTGATGTCAGCTCATCGCGCTCCAGCAGCACAACATCTTTCCAGCCTGCTTTCGTCAAATGATACAGAACGCTGCAACCAACGACGCCGCCGCCAATGACGGCGACTTGCACATGATCTTTCATCGGTATTTCCCTTACCCCTCGCGATGTCTTTTTGCCGTTTCACCTGAGCATTAAGTGATGTCACATGGTGGATTTTAAGGTTCCGCCGCGCCGGCAGTGGGAACGGAATGTTGATCAGAAACCTTAATCACCGGTTCAACCTCGCGAAGTTCATCCATAGGTATATGGCAGGCAATGCCATGGCGATCTGCGTTAAACTGCACGGGTGGCGGTTCGTTGTCGCAGATTTCGCCGATCCTGCGTTGGCAGCGGGTCGAAAACGGGCATCCCTTCGGCGGATTGAGCGCGCTGGGCAGGTTGCCTTCCAACACGATGCGCCGTTTCGTGACTTCCGGATCGGCGATCGGCACGGCCGACAGCAGCGCCTCGGTATAAGGATGATAGGGCGGGCTGAACACTTCGTCGGTGGTGCCACGCTCCACCAGCAGGCCCATATACATGACGACGACCCGGTCGGCCAGATACCTGACGGCGCTCAAGTCGTGGCTGATAAACAGCAACGTCGTCTGGTTTTCGCGCTGGATATCGGTCAGCAGTTCAGTAACGGCGGCGGCCACCGATACGTCAAGCGCCGAAATCGGTTCGTCGGCAATGACCATGGCCGGGTTGCCGGCAAACGCCCGGGCGATACCGATGCGCTGCTTCTGCCCACCGGAAAGTTGCCGCGGCTTGCGGATGGCGAAATCACGCGGCAGCTTAACGACATCAAGCAACTGCAGGACTCTTTCCTGGATTTTGACAGGATCGGTCTCGACACCGAATTTCTTGATCACCCGGCCGATTTGGGCACCGATGGTTAAGCTGGGGTTGAGGGTGTCGTTGGGATTTTGGAAGACCATCTGCAAGTTGCCTAGCTGACCCGGCGTACGGCTTTGCACCGGCAGATCACCAATATTGACGCCGCCCATAAGGACTTCGCCATCGGTCGCCTGTTCCAGGCCCATCAGGACCTTGGCGAAGGTTGACTTGCCGCAGCCCGACTCGCCGACGATAGCGACGGTTTCGCCGCGCCCGGCGCGGAAGGTTATATCCTCGTTGGCTTTGACGTGGCGCACACCTTCACCCGAAATCATTGCCGCCATTGAGGTGTCGCGGACCTCGTAATATTTCTGCATGGCATCGACTTCAAGCACCGTCTCGCCAATTTCCGCCGGTGGCTTCGCCTCGCTCACGGAAATCAACGCATCGTGGTCGATGCTGTTCCACAATTCGCAGCGGACCCGGTGCGCCGAATCTTCGTCGGTGTGGACAGCGGTCATTTTTACCAGTTCATTATCACAGGTTCCGGCCTCGAAGAAATCACAGCGCGGACCGAAGTAGCAACCGGTGGGACGTTCGTGCGGCAGCGGCAACT contains the following coding sequences:
- a CDS encoding FAD-dependent oxidoreductase; amino-acid sequence: MKDHVQVAVIGGGVVGCSVLYHLTKAGWKDVVLLERDELTSGSTWHAAGGFHTLNGDPNVAKLQRYTIELYKEIEEISGQSCSLHLTGGVMLAGTQERLDWLKMARARARYLGEEMDIISVDEAADIFPLMDKKHFVGAMWSPTEGHLDPSGTTHAFAKAARVGGAEVYRHTKVEDLQHRPDGTWDVVTDKGTIHADHVVNAGGLWAREVGRMVGLELPILAMEHMYLLTEEMAEVTAHNEAKGEEIKHAIDFEGELYLRQEGKGMLMGTYEKACVPWAERETPWDFGHELLQPDLDRIAPSLEVGFSHFPAFENAGIKQIINGPFTFAPDGNPIIGPVRGLKNYWCACAVMAGFSQGGGVGLALSEWMVNGDPGFDVWGMDVSRYGDWTTMAYTNAKVRENYSNRFSVVYPNEERPAGRPLRVTPVYDRLKENNAVFGSAYGLESAQWFAPEGETPYETPTFKRSNAWASVKAECAAVRSAVGMMETSSFAKYRVTGPDAEAWISKVLANRLPKPGRVLLSPMLNEAGKLIGDFTVANLDGETFMVFGSGIAEEYHMRWFKVHSQGSDVHIEALSLGLVGLSIAGPKSRELLAKVTATDVSTAAFPFMSIGEMDLGMYPALVGRLTFTGDLGYEIWMKPEYQAQIFDLLMQAGEEFGLKLFGSRALNSLRLEKGFGGWATEYRPVYGPFEAGLGRFIDLGKNDFIGREAAAREKADGPERRLVTFTIDADDADVLGDEPIWHGEDVVGWITSGGFSHHVDQSVALGYIPVGLADGSDGFEIEILGVKRPAKLLSEPLFDPDAERMRG
- a CDS encoding ABC transporter ATP-binding protein, which produces MPDSANSYDGPVLEIEDLCLSYYTRAGEIPAVVDFSATLAPGESIGLVGESGCGKSTVAMAIMRYMGGNGDIVGGTVKFKGRDMATLSSEELQNIRGSEIAMIYQEPMAALNPSLTIGSQLMEVPMTHEGASSDEAFKRSVQMLGDVHLPDPERVMDAYPHQISGGQQQRVVIAMALLSSPSLLLLDEPTTALDVTVEAGIVELIAELSKKFNTSLLYISHNLGLMLEVCDRICVMYSGEVVEEGHIDSIFSWPKHPYTHGLFGCIPLPHADKNARPLKAIRGQLPLPHERPTGCYFGPRCDFFEAGTCDNELVKMTAVHTDEDSAHRVRCELWNSIDHDALISVSEAKPPAEIGETVLEVDAMQKYYEVRDTSMAAMISGEGVRHVKANEDITFRAGRGETVAIVGESGCGKSTFAKVLMGLEQATDGEVLMGGVNIGDLPVQSRTPGQLGNLQMVFQNPNDTLNPSLTIGAQIGRVIKKFGVETDPVKIQERVLQLLDVVKLPRDFAIRKPRQLSGGQKQRIGIARAFAGNPAMVIADEPISALDVSVAAAVTELLTDIQRENQTTLLFISHDLSAVRYLADRVVVMYMGLLVERGTTDEVFSPPYHPYTEALLSAVPIADPEVTKRRIVLEGNLPSALNPPKGCPFSTRCQRRIGEICDNEPPPVQFNADRHGIACHIPMDELREVEPVIKVSDQHSVPTAGAAEP